From the Betaproteobacteria bacterium genome, one window contains:
- a CDS encoding nitronate monooxygenase, whose translation MRLTDLLGIELPIIQAPMAGAQASAMAIAVSNAGGLGSLPCAMLTAEGLRKELESIKAQTSKPFNVNFFCHAAPVADAGRESAWRAALTPYYKQYGIDPAGIPTGPGRAPFSAEFADVLEQVEPAVVSFHFGLPPADLLARVKSWRSKIFCSATTVEEALWLEAHGVDAVIAQGLEAGGHRGIFLSDVLSTQIGTFALLPQIVRAVKVPVIAAGGIADAKGVAAALALGAAGAQIGTAYLLCPEATITTIHRAALKSEAARHTALTNLFTGRPARGIMNKVMRELGPISNLPPAFPLATSAIVPLRAKAEAEDSGDFSPLWSGQNATGCKEIPAAQLTRELAAGL comes from the coding sequence ATGAGACTGACCGATCTTCTCGGCATCGAACTGCCGATCATTCAGGCGCCGATGGCGGGCGCGCAGGCGAGTGCCATGGCGATCGCGGTTTCGAACGCGGGCGGCCTGGGTTCCCTGCCTTGCGCCATGCTCACCGCGGAAGGCTTGCGCAAGGAGCTGGAGTCGATCAAGGCGCAGACGAGCAAGCCTTTCAACGTCAACTTCTTCTGCCACGCGGCGCCCGTTGCCGATGCCGGACGCGAATCCGCCTGGCGCGCGGCACTCACGCCTTATTACAAGCAGTACGGGATCGATCCCGCGGGTATCCCGACCGGCCCGGGGCGCGCGCCGTTCAGCGCCGAGTTCGCCGACGTGCTGGAGCAGGTTGAGCCAGCGGTGGTGAGTTTTCATTTCGGCCTGCCGCCCGCGGATCTGCTGGCGCGGGTGAAATCCTGGCGCTCGAAAATATTCTGCTCCGCGACCACCGTCGAAGAAGCGCTTTGGCTCGAAGCGCACGGCGTCGATGCAGTCATTGCGCAAGGCCTGGAGGCGGGCGGACATCGCGGCATCTTCCTGTCGGATGTCCTGAGCACGCAGATCGGTACGTTTGCGCTGTTGCCGCAGATCGTGCGTGCGGTGAAAGTCCCGGTGATCGCCGCCGGCGGCATCGCGGATGCCAAAGGCGTTGCCGCCGCGCTGGCACTGGGCGCGGCTGGCGCGCAGATCGGCACCGCTTATCTGTTGTGCCCGGAAGCCACCATCACTACGATCCATCGCGCAGCGCTGAAGAGCGAAGCCGCGCGCCACACGGCGCTGACGAATCTTTTCACCGGCAGGCCGGCGCGCGGCATCATGAACAAGGTGATGAGAGAGCTCGGCCCCATCAGCAACTTACCGCCCGCATTCCCGCTGGCTACCTCGGCCATCGTTCCCTTGCGCGCAAAGGCGGAGGCCGAAGACTCCGGCGATTTTTCCCCGCTGTGGTCGGGTCAGAACGCGACCGGATGCAAGGAAATCCCGGCCGCGCAGCTCACGCGGGAGCTGGCGGCCGGTCTTTAG
- a CDS encoding VOC family protein: MLTKAVVTTILPVKDMARARDFYENKLGLEPKGFAADGNYLFACGGDAHIALITKPEGTKAEHTALSFEVRGIERVISELKAEGIVFEDYDFPNLRTVDHVCVLGSEKAAWFKDSEGNYLCVHEGPH; encoded by the coding sequence ATGCTCACCAAGGCTGTGGTAACCACTATCTTGCCGGTCAAGGACATGGCCCGGGCCCGCGACTTTTACGAGAACAAGCTCGGGCTCGAACCCAAAGGCTTTGCGGCCGACGGGAACTATCTTTTCGCTTGCGGCGGCGATGCTCACATTGCGCTCATCACCAAACCCGAAGGCACCAAAGCCGAGCACACGGCGCTGAGCTTCGAGGTCCGGGGCATTGAACGCGTAATCTCGGAACTGAAGGCAGAGGGGATCGTGTTCGAAGACTATGACTTTCCCAACCTCAGGACCGTCGATCACGTCTGCGTCCTCGGCTCGGAAAAGGCGGCCTGGTTCAAGGACAGCGAGGGCAACTATCTGTGCGTGCACGAAGGGCCGCACTGA